The proteins below are encoded in one region of Micromonospora sp. DSM 45708:
- a CDS encoding CBS domain-containing protein translates to MRTWQVADVMTRDVATVGADTPYRDLMTAPAVTTHERASLPATARLMDREAVKRLPVLDDLGRLAGIVTRGDLLRVHLRTDAEIREDVVQEVLRRVLAVRDGLVTVQVSGGEVTLDGRLDRRSAVELAGRLAGQVAGVVAVHNAVGYDVDDTTLMELDPVHATPVA, encoded by the coding sequence ATGAGGACATGGCAGGTGGCCGACGTGATGACCAGGGACGTCGCGACGGTGGGCGCGGATACGCCCTACCGCGACCTGATGACCGCGCCGGCGGTCACCACCCACGAGCGGGCGTCGCTGCCGGCCACGGCCCGGTTGATGGACCGGGAGGCGGTCAAGCGGCTGCCGGTCCTCGACGACCTCGGCCGGCTCGCCGGCATCGTGACCCGTGGCGACCTGCTCCGGGTGCACCTGCGCACCGACGCGGAAATCCGCGAGGACGTGGTCCAGGAGGTGCTGCGTCGGGTGCTCGCCGTCCGGGACGGCCTGGTCACGGTCCAGGTGAGCGGCGGCGAGGTCACCCTGGACGGGCGGCTGGACCGCCGCAGCGCCGTCGAACTCGCCGGCCGGCTGGCCGGTCAGGTCGCCGGCGTGGTCGCGGTGCACAACGCCGTCGGGTACGACGTGGACGACACCACCCTGATGGAGCTGGACCCGGTGCACGCCACCCCGGTCGCCTGA
- a CDS encoding anti-sigma factor antagonist (This anti-anti-sigma factor, or anti-sigma factor antagonist, belongs to a family that includes characterized members SpoIIAA, RsbV, RsfA, and RsfB.) — translation MTDDRFHVATEVLDHVVELRPVGEIDIATVAAFRAALWAAPARPVVRVDLSGVRLLSAAGVRTLAAAHLRVRARGGELVLVDPEPVVARVLRVTGLHRVVPVRRSGSARELLTCVAA, via the coding sequence ATGACAGACGACCGCTTCCACGTGGCGACGGAGGTGCTCGACCACGTGGTCGAGCTGCGCCCGGTGGGCGAGATCGACATCGCCACCGTGGCGGCGTTCCGGGCCGCGCTGTGGGCGGCGCCGGCGCGGCCGGTGGTGCGGGTCGACCTGTCCGGCGTGCGGTTGCTCTCCGCCGCCGGGGTGCGCACGCTGGCCGCGGCGCACCTGCGGGTCCGGGCGCGCGGCGGTGAGCTGGTGCTCGTCGATCCTGAGCCGGTGGTCGCCCGGGTGCTGCGGGTGACCGGCCTGCACCGGGTCGTCCCGGTGCGCCGGTCGGGCTCCGCGAGGGAGTTGCTGACCTGCGTCGCGGCCTGA
- a CDS encoding helical backbone metal receptor yields MRVVSLVPSLTEAVAATRPEVLVGATDWCTHPAGLDVPRVGGTKYPDLDRVLALAPDLVLLNEEENRLADAEALRAAGVPVRVTFPRTVPEALDQLGALVEALGVPAEPSWLRAARRAWAAPPVPEHVRTAVVPVWRRPWVVLGRDTFAGDVLRRLGVANAWADDAERYPRPTLDALRARSPELVVLPDEPYRFTIDDGPEAFPGVPSALVSGRHLTWYGPSLAEAPALLAAQLATPV; encoded by the coding sequence GTGCGGGTGGTGTCGCTGGTGCCGTCGCTGACCGAGGCGGTCGCGGCGACCCGGCCGGAGGTGCTGGTCGGCGCCACCGACTGGTGCACGCACCCGGCGGGGCTGGACGTCCCCCGCGTCGGCGGGACGAAATATCCCGACCTGGATCGCGTTCTCGCCCTCGCGCCCGATCTGGTGCTGCTCAACGAGGAGGAGAACCGGCTGGCCGACGCGGAGGCGCTGCGCGCGGCCGGCGTGCCGGTACGGGTCACGTTCCCGCGTACCGTGCCGGAGGCGCTCGACCAGCTCGGCGCGCTGGTCGAGGCGCTCGGCGTGCCGGCCGAACCGTCCTGGCTGCGGGCGGCCCGCCGGGCCTGGGCCGCGCCGCCCGTCCCCGAGCACGTCCGGACCGCGGTGGTGCCGGTGTGGCGCCGCCCGTGGGTGGTGCTGGGCCGGGACACGTTCGCCGGGGACGTGCTGCGCCGGCTCGGCGTGGCCAACGCCTGGGCCGACGACGCCGAACGCTATCCCCGCCCGACGCTCGACGCGCTGCGCGCCCGGTCGCCGGAGCTGGTGGTGCTGCCGGACGAGCCGTACCGGTTCACCATCGACGACGGGCCGGAGGCGTTCCCCGGGGTGCCGTCGGCGCTGGTGTCCGGCCGGCACCTCACCTGGTACGGCCCGTCGCTGGCCGAGGCGCCGGCACTGCTCGCCGCGCAGCTCGCCACGCCGGTCTGA
- a CDS encoding DoxX family protein: MDTMTATIERTPADTIAPAVETPRQKATRYVWAGLRIALGWIFLWAFLDKMFGLGHETPGKNAWINGGSPTKGFLGFGVAGPFEGVYHDIAGAAWADWLFMLGLVGIGVALLLGIGTRIAAVAGGLLLVLMWTAVLPPQNNPFLDDHLIYAGLLAGLALVGAGNTLGLGRTWAKLPLVQRFPWLR; encoded by the coding sequence GTGGACACCATGACCGCGACAATCGAGCGGACCCCCGCCGACACCATCGCTCCGGCGGTCGAGACCCCCCGCCAGAAGGCCACCCGGTACGTCTGGGCCGGGCTGCGGATCGCCCTCGGCTGGATCTTCCTCTGGGCGTTCCTGGACAAGATGTTCGGCCTGGGCCACGAGACTCCGGGGAAGAACGCCTGGATCAACGGTGGCAGCCCGACCAAGGGCTTCCTCGGCTTCGGCGTGGCCGGCCCGTTCGAGGGCGTCTACCACGACATCGCCGGCGCGGCCTGGGCGGACTGGCTGTTCATGCTCGGCCTGGTCGGCATCGGTGTGGCCCTGCTGCTCGGCATCGGCACCCGGATCGCCGCCGTCGCCGGTGGGCTGCTCCTGGTGCTGATGTGGACGGCGGTGCTGCCCCCGCAGAACAACCCCTTCCTGGACGACCACCTCATCTACGCGGGTCTGCTCGCCGGCCTGGCCCTGGTGGGCGCCGGCAACACCCTCGGCCTCGGCCGGACCTGGGCGAAGCTCCCCCTGGTCCAGCGCTTCCCCTGGCTGAGGTGA
- a CDS encoding SMP-30/gluconolactonase/LRE family protein → MAVPRPRVPLLIRPVREPATVPPPLAGAWAAADTRLDRADLLPLPEGGHGPEDVVIDTGGRAVSGDEDGRLWWWPADAPAGTRPTLLAETGGRPLGIELDPVDGGLLVCDAYRGLLRVDPAGTVHELTGTAPPVHLADNAAVARDGTVFFTDSSDRFPLSHWKRDLLEHRPNGRVLAYDRRTGRTDVVADGLYFPNGLALTPDESALMLVETATHRLLRVELPTGRATVLADLPAYPDNVSAVGDGTYWIALPSPRLPIMERLLPHPRVRQLVALLPGAVQPQPRRYGLVALVDGAGRVLRTLHGPSGTYPMVTGVRQHGRQLWLGSLTATGVARVDLD, encoded by the coding sequence ATGGCCGTTCCCCGCCCGCGCGTCCCCCTGCTGATCCGCCCGGTCCGCGAGCCGGCCACCGTGCCGCCGCCGCTGGCCGGGGCCTGGGCCGCCGCCGACACCCGGCTGGACCGGGCCGACCTGCTGCCGCTGCCCGAGGGGGGACACGGCCCGGAGGACGTGGTGATCGACACCGGGGGGCGGGCGGTCAGCGGCGACGAGGACGGCCGGCTGTGGTGGTGGCCGGCGGACGCGCCGGCCGGCACCCGCCCGACGCTGCTCGCCGAGACCGGCGGCCGGCCGCTCGGCATCGAGCTGGACCCGGTCGACGGCGGGCTGTTGGTCTGCGACGCGTACCGGGGGCTGCTGCGGGTCGACCCGGCCGGGACGGTGCACGAGCTGACCGGCACCGCGCCGCCGGTGCACCTGGCGGACAACGCCGCGGTCGCCCGGGACGGCACCGTGTTCTTCACCGACAGCTCCGACCGGTTCCCGCTCTCGCACTGGAAGCGGGACCTGCTGGAGCACCGGCCCAACGGGCGGGTGCTGGCGTACGACAGGCGCACCGGGCGCACCGACGTGGTGGCCGACGGGCTCTACTTCCCCAACGGGCTGGCGCTCACCCCGGACGAGTCGGCGCTGATGCTGGTCGAGACCGCCACCCATCGGCTGCTGCGGGTGGAGTTGCCGACCGGGCGGGCCACCGTGCTGGCCGACCTGCCGGCGTACCCGGACAATGTCTCCGCCGTCGGCGACGGGACGTACTGGATCGCGCTGCCCAGTCCCCGACTGCCGATCATGGAACGGTTGCTGCCCCATCCCCGGGTCCGGCAGCTCGTCGCGCTGCTGCCCGGGGCGGTGCAGCCGCAGCCGCGCCGCTACGGGCTGGTGGCGCTGGTCGACGGCGCCGGGCGGGTGCTGCGGACGCTGCACGGACCCAGCGGCACGTACCCGATGGTGACCGGCGTCCGGCAGCACGGCCGGCAGCTCTGGCTGGGCAGCCTGACCGCGACCGGCGTGGCCCGCGTCGACCTGGACTGA
- a CDS encoding FKBP-type peptidyl-prolyl cis-trans isomerase: MEKPEVGPIEGTPPADLVIEDITVGDGPEARAGQLASVHYVGVAHSTGREFDASWNRGETFEFPLGGGQVIAGWDQGVVGMKVGGRRRLTIPPHLGYGARGAGGAIKPNETLVFVVDLLGVR; encoded by the coding sequence ATGGAGAAGCCCGAGGTTGGCCCGATCGAGGGCACGCCGCCCGCCGATCTCGTCATCGAGGACATCACGGTCGGCGACGGCCCGGAGGCGCGCGCCGGCCAACTGGCCAGCGTGCACTACGTGGGCGTGGCCCACTCCACCGGCCGCGAGTTCGACGCGTCGTGGAACCGGGGTGAGACGTTCGAGTTCCCGCTCGGCGGCGGCCAGGTCATCGCCGGCTGGGACCAGGGCGTGGTCGGCATGAAGGTGGGTGGCCGGCGGCGGCTCACCATCCCGCCGCACCTGGGCTACGGCGCCCGGGGCGCCGGCGGCGCGATCAAGCCGAACGAGACGCTGGTCTTCGTGGTGGACCTGCTCGGCGTGCGCTGA